CAAGATTCCTTTTTAGAGAACTAAAGGaacttaatatttttatatagagTGAAGCATATGTAATATTATCTTAAATCTGACCAACCACTAATTTACTTCTTTTTGTGTGTCATCTCTGCAAGTCTAGAAGATGTCTTTTTGTTCTACACCGAAGAATGTCGAAAATATGTATGTGTTGCAGTTCACTGCCCCAGTGATGTTGTTCAGTCTTTTTACTGCTCCCTGTTTTTGGGGTTGCAACTGCAGATTATCCGGTCTGCATATTCATCCAGTTCAGCACAGGATTTATACCACTTGCACTTTCTGACATTCTTCTCATATTATCCAGGATCGGGActagcactgagagttaaccacTCAGTGGATAGGTTGGTTCCATGACCACAGCAGtgagagtgcaggatcctgtcactggaccaccagggaatTCAGTGATAAGCTGTTATATTTGTTTCAACAATATCATAGTATCTACTTGCAAAAACACAGATGACACTCCAAGTAAAAGATTTCAATTAAAATGATCAGAAATCAGTGTCTGTCTAATGCCTGGAATATCCAAGATGTTCTATTtctatcattttatatttctatcaCTGACAAAATTTCAGGACTGTTGATTAATGAAATAtgttttcaaatgttttgtgGAATAAGTTGATTTTAATGTAATGACGTGCTCATGAAACTGGAAAGCAAACAATAAGTAAAATCCTTTACAGAGTTGCGGTCAGATAATGCACTAATAAACATAGACTGAACTTCAATGCACTATTTTGGTGCTGCTAGAAATTTTAGTTCTagaaaacatttctttataGATTGTGTAGGAATTTCTGTTCCTGCATGAAAACAGGAATATATTCTACATCATGCAAAGTATTAATCAGACAGATTCTCATACTGATGGCTGCTTTAGTCAACACATACCTTAGAAGATGAGATAATTCACTCAAATTCACACTGTCTGAATAATCAGCATGTACAATCACATGCAGGCTTCAGAACCAAAATCAACTAATCAACTAACCGACTGATGGGAGTGGTTTATGGCTTCTTGCCTTGACTTTGCATTTGATATTGAGCCTCTCAATCACATAGTGTAATGATCAGGAGGAGTAACCTCACACATAGATGACAGAGAGCAGGCAGTGTACTTCCCTGCAGCAGAGCAATATACATTtcgaacaaaacaaaaatgctgCAAACATCTATTTAACTCCAGCAGTCAGTGCATGCTCTCTGTAGTAACAGGAAGTTAGGATGGCTCTGCAGCTCTGAGAATACGATTGTGCTGCTGCCGGATAATGGATTCAGACAGGGGAAGTTGGAGTAAATGATCTGAACAAACTACGCAGGTCACAAAGTTCAGAGTTCACAGTGGGTCAGTCAGCACCAGCCTGAAGCTGGCTGAAGAATCACTAAGATATTTGTTCAATATTTGTTTTCAATTTTGAAAGTAATAtgcatccattcattcactcatttattcatcttcaacaACTGCTTTATCGTGGTTAGGGTCACAGAGATCCCTGGGGCACTAGGCAAACCTGAATGAGCTGCCTGTGCATcaccatgcatacacacattcccagactcattcacacctttagaatcaccaatctgCCTACCAGTATGTTTTTGGGGAGAAGCCAGAGAAAATCCACATGGATACAGGGAAAGCATGCAAAACTCAGCACAGAGAGtgacctgagctcaggattgaactggAGATCTGGAGCTGTGAGGGGACAAAGCTGTGCCCCTGTACTACCTCTATTTTAGAACAGTGTCTCTGTTATCAAATTACAATCAGCCCAGTGCTTAACACAGGAAGTAAACCTTCCGAGATGTTTGTCTGATAAGAATAAACCATTTTTCAGCATAAATACGACATGaccttaaatataaaatacatgcaCAAATATCTTCTTTTGTACATATAACGcatggatcttttttttttcaatgtctACTTGAAATGTTGAGTCAGTATGATAGACAATATGATCATTGTGCCATGCTGAAATTTTAACATAGATTTATCATAAGTATTAAAAGGCAATAAAATGACAATCAGTCTCATCAGCTGATCAGCTGAGCCGGAGTGAGAAAAGGACGGCATGGAGACTGAAAGTATGTGTACTGATAGAAGtaaatacctgtgtgtgtgtgtgtgtgtgtgtgtgtgtggtcggGGGAAGGGTGGTTGTGTAACAGAATCTACAGGTAAAGTAGAGGACAGTTTGTGACTGATAATTTGCCAGAACGCAACCTGCAGATCTCATCTCCTGTGAAAACAAACATCcaatggtctctctctctctctctttctctctctctctctctctctcactctctctcacacacacacacacacacacatcttgacTTCTCTGTCATTAAGCAGTTatcattttcctttttcttgtCATTAATGAGTTGATTTAATAGCAAATGAAGCACTAGTGTTAAGTGTATAGAAAACTATTTTGATACCAAAATCTGATGACAAACATAATAAGCGGCACAGACCTACAGAAGATTATTTACTTCACATAATAACTGGCATCACCACATGTCACATTATAAGCAAAGCAGACACAGGTAAGGGCTGATGTTCAAAAATCTGAAAGAACTTTATTCCACTCTTGCTGTTAAGGCTGGAGCAGGTCAAAGATGAACTGATTCATCTCCATTATAGTATAGCATTTAGCAAATCAGTGCTGAGTTCTTCTTTTGATATCATGAATATTATATGCAGTCCTTTGTCTTCTCAATGCTCAAATTTATAAAGAGTCTCAATGTGCCCAGTTCAGCACAAACATTGTGTGCTAGTGATGGAAAGTAAAGTCCTCAAAGCTCTGTCGCATGAAGCAACTGTTGCAAAGTGATCGCTTTTAATCCACAGTGATGCAGTCCATTAATAAATGTACAATTACAGGATAAATAAAAGTTCATGTATACTGCAGTAGCATACTTACAATACATTAggaaaaaatatacagattGAGTTCAGGTGAATGCACAGTAtgttcctcttcatcattaacttCTTAtagctgtttttctttctctgtctttgttCTGAAACACCAAAGCAATAACAATCGGTCAGTTGTATAGCAATTTTCAAGATTCTGTTGTAATAGATCTTGATATGAACACATAAAATACAGACAGTAAAATACTTTTCAACTCTGAATGGCGTAACTATCCATAAATAAGCCGCCAGCCTTTCTTCAGTGCCGTGAGAAGTAATTAGAGGTTTATCTGAAAGTGAGCGCTTTTAGGGAACATGATCTCCTTGAGGTACAGGGTGTCTGGCCATAACGTCAGCTGAGGGGGCAGCATGCCTCACTTTTTCCAATTACACTTATGTGCTGTGAGAGGCAGCTGGCATTAATTAATCTGGTTCACACTGTTGGTAACCTGAGGTTAGTGCCATCGCTACACGTAAACCATTCGTTTGTATCTGAATTCTGATGTGTAATGCATGATATGTAAactgatatataatgatatacaACTGTGGATTAATCTAGTCGAACTAACTGCTCTTAAAGGTTGAATGTGTTATGTAGTAATACCACATCATTGCAGCCATGCTTTTAAGCAGAAACTGATTAGATTACCAAGCTTCCTTAAGCTGAACTGAAAAAGACCAGTATGTTTTctgagtgtttgtgtacatgaaaaaaaatcagtgttatTGCATTAACCCAATTGACATAATTCCATTTTATGTTTGATTTTAAACATTGAATGATGTCAGAGAATtaaatgtatgttttatttattgagcCATTTGCATGTCTTTCTTTTAGAGTTGTTGAAACAGGTACTAGACTTTGGTCATATGGTTCAGTCTTCTGATAAAGTGATGATTTAAGAGCTTCTGCAGGGAAGCTGGCATTAATTAGGATCCGAGGGACATCCACCGATCGTAGACCAGTGATCTAACTGGAATTGTAGGAATTTTGTGAGCCAGATGTTTCCAGAGCTGCACACAGTCATGTGGGATGCACAGTCATTTGTCTACAGCCTTCTGTGTgtgctgacacacactcactagcATATTCCTGACTTTTATTGGCTATTTATCATGTTCATTCTGTTACACAGGAATTGCTTCACACATATAAACAAAACTATGATGTTTCAAAATCTAAATTAGTCACGTTTTTTTTTAGACTGAATATGATGAAAATGTAAGCCAAACGCATGATCTGTATACATGTACTGTAAAGTAATAGATGCACTGTACATGACATTGAACTGGGGGAGTGTTTTGAAGTCTAGACAGTTACCTTGAAATTCATATGCAGTGACATTCATTTAGATCAAGTTGGTTGTAGCATGTAGTGAGACTCTAAAAACCTTTGGTCAATttctattttataaataataaataagtaatatgGTGTgtcaacacatttttaaatgtatacacCATTACTCAGCCTAAATCCACTAAATCTACAAAAGTCACAAATTAGGCTAAACTTAGGGAACAAAGAGACTTTGGAATATaaagaatttaaagaaaaaataattttaggATGAGAACTTCCATTAATAAACTATGCTTTAAAAAAGCCAAGGTGGCTTGATCTAAACTACTTCATATAATATCAACAAATTTCTCTGTTGTACTTTGTGATACTCACCAGTCTTCTCTGGTTACTGAGGCAGAAAGTGCAGATCTGTCGGGGCTGGGAGTTCTCTGAGTCTGGACTTGCATCTATGGTCTTATGGAGATGGTTGTGTAGAGCCCCTGTGCTTTTATGGCAGGGCTGCCCATCTCCACATGCTTCTCCCACCAATAGTACATTTTCCAGGTGAGAGATGTAGCTGGAAGCCAGCCGTAACGTCTCGATCTTGGACAGCTTCCTGTCAGCCGGTTCAGTGGGTATGAGTGTCCTCAGAGCTGTAAAAGCCATGTTCACGCTGTTTGTCCGGTCCCGCTCTCGAGCATTCGCCACATTACGCTGTCGAGTCTCAGAAATTGGCAAGTGAAGTTCTGTGGCTTCAACTGATGGCCTGCAGCCATACTTCCGTTTGCGAGAGTCTGCTTTGATAGCGTTGTACCCAGGAGTTGAAAGATGAAAGGATTTGTCATCGGATCCTGAGCTTTCGCTGCCGTTCTCATCATCCTCTGAGAGAGCGCTAATCTCAGAGTAAAGGAAACGGGCAGGAGACGGGTGTACCATGGCGAAGGACATCGTCACCTGCTgtgtctcacactcacagccTTCCACCAAGGGGGACTGTAGTCTTCCTCTTTTAAACCAGTCCTCACACTGCAACAGGGACAAACCTTCACACAACTTGTTGCCCCTCAATCTTATTCACCAACACGAGACAAACCGTTGTCCCTCACTTAGTGAACAGCAGCACTCTGTCTGCGGAAATCCAGCGTTGTCTTACACCAATCCTTTGATGATAGACTCAGTCGCTTCATGATGATTTAATCATTATGAGTTCATATTCCTTCTGAAGATTTCTCTTAAAGAGAACCAGTGTGTCAAGCACCAGTCTGAGTGGGTGAATAAGTGGAAAAGTATATAGTGTGTTGCACTAGCGTTCATCCCTCAACAGTTCCACATGTTATTATGGCTGAGTGTTTCCTTATGCCTTGGCTTTATagggtgcgtgtgtgcgtgtgtgcgtgtgtgtgtgtgtgtgtgtgtgtgagagagagagtatagtaGTGGTGGGGGAGTGGCTGGGGACTGCTCCCCCTCTTTCACTGTAAACGCAAAATCCAGGGTGAAAATGCAATGGagctcacacacatttattgaTTCAAACATGTCTCCTTCATTGACATGGTGAGAAATTGAAACCTGATGGTCTTCTACAAATTGTGTTCTGTATCACTGCTTAAAatctaaacacaaaaaaaatccttctcTTCACCGCATAAATAGTGTATACTGCTAAAAAAATACTTGAGTCTTTCTCACCTAAAAGACATACAGttataataaacagaaatgattaCAGTTTGGGTTAACCCCTCAACTCCCACAAGCTGCAAATGATTCCAAACAAAGATTCATTATATTCCTGTTAGTCTCACTGCAgtcactgaataattcatagtaaTAACTGAGTAATATTTGTAAGGAGTAGCACACTGTGTGTTCAAGGGTTAAATCAAACAAATGCTTTGCTGAATGTCAATGCTACAGGCAATCctatattattcttattatatatTCATAACATTAGCTAAAAGTGCTAAGACTGGAGACTTTGTGCATAGTGCTGATTAAAAAGGAAGTGCTTCAGGAAAGCATGGCACAGTGGTGCAGTAGCTAGGTTTGCTGCCTCATAGCTCCAGGGTCTCTGGTTCCGTCCTGAGCTcaagttactgtctgtgtggtgtttctgtgcatgctcatgtgggtttcctccaggtccACCTCTCTGGATTATGTGAGGTAAAGGTGTGTGGactggactggcatcccatccagagtGCAGTCCTGCCTCCTGTCCAGTGATCCCAAAAAACAACCTGACCAGGTTGTAGGTGGTTACTGAAAGGGAGTGAGTGCTTCATGCAGGTCCTGAAAGGTGACAGAGAGCAGAGGCCAATGATCTCAAACTAATCTGAGCTTAAACCAGTTTCAGAAATATGCAAAGTGATGAGTCGATCACTGAAGGCAGTGATACCTCACTGATGGTTAGTGAATGGAAAGACAGTGAATGACTTTAAGACAATAGCAATGTCTTAGCAGCATCTAAAATCACAAATAATGATGGAGGTGGAGTGTTGAATTTGGTTTAGAGTATTCCATTTCTCTACAGGGTTTTGTACATCTTAACTGACATCACCTGCCCTCTGAATTTTGTCACTCTAAACCCGATTTTCTTCATTATCCATTTCTCAGTGTCACAAGTGATATTTAATATCTCTGAATGAGTTCAGTAGCAGAGCCGTGCTGTCAGCATCTGATTGCTATTACTCCCTCTGCCTCTCCAACTTCCTCCTTTCCTTCCACTGTTAAAATCTAAAAACTATGCACCGAGAACCCCCCTCCCTCTTGCTTTTGGCACAGGTTAGAGAGCTGTCAAAACTCGGAACTAATCCTTTGCACAGCACCGCAGACAGACCGACTGGCTCATTACGGAGTCGGCCGAATGGACGGGTGGACGGCCAGAATGCTGAGGGACAGGGTTGTCTAGCCCGTGCTGGGGATATGCCAAGCTCACAAGCACCCGACCCTAATGGGACACAGTCTCTGCATCTGGCCCATTTAAAACCAGAGAAGTGGGACTGAGAGTAAGCGTATTTCACATGTCACAAAAATGGCATAAATAGTTGTGAAATGTTATATCTCATTA
The nucleotide sequence above comes from Hemibagrus wyckioides isolate EC202008001 linkage group LG01, SWU_Hwy_1.0, whole genome shotgun sequence. Encoded proteins:
- the scxb gene encoding basic helix-loop-helix transcription factor scleraxis; translation: MSFAMVHPSPARFLYSEISALSEDDENGSESSGSDDKSFHLSTPGYNAIKADSRKRKYGCRPSVEATELHLPISETRQRNVANARERDRTNSVNMAFTALRTLIPTEPADRKLSKIETLRLASSYISHLENVLLVGEACGDGQPCHKSTGALHNHLHKTIDASPDSENSQPRQICTFCLSNQRRLNKDRERKTAIRS